The Malus domestica chromosome 13, GDT2T_hap1 genome includes a window with the following:
- the LOC103430809 gene encoding uncharacterized protein At4g15545 isoform X1 has product MLAKESGSSNFDLPEEVLEVLPPDPFEQLDVARKITSLALSTRVSALESESSALREKLAEKDRLIADLQSQVESLDASLSESADKLALANQEKEGLVKEKAVLANTVRKLSRDVSKLEVFRKTLMRSLAEDEENPSGASDVVAKPANTVQAEEHSSSKPHDGDGVISEGDVTFSTLPPSRSSSVQSTFSGGSTFTEDRDTDASRPRIAHSLLLASQTSTPRFTPPGSPPIYSASTSPTRTSKPGSPKRHSMSFATSRGMFDNRSSVPSSHHGSESGRTRVDGKEFFRQVRSRLSYEQFGAFLANVKELNGHKQTKEETLQKADEIFGPDNKDLYAIFEGLISRNIH; this is encoded by the exons ATGCTTGCGAAGGAATCGGGGAGTTCGAACTTCGATCTTCCCGAGGAAGTGTTGGAAGTACTGCCGCCGGATCCTTTCGAGCAGCTCGATGTGGCCCGCAAAATCACGTCCCTTGCGCTCTCGACACGTGTCTCGGCCCTGGAATCAGAGTCGTCCGCTCTGCGCGAGAAGCTCGCCGAGAAGGACCGGCTCATAGCCGACCTCCAATCACAGGTGGAGTCCCTGGACGCCTCTCTCTCCGAATCCGCTGACAAGCTCGCCCTCGCGAACCAGGAGAAG GAGGGATTGGTGAAGGAGAAGGCCGTACTCGCCAACACTGTGAGGAAGCTGAGCAGAGATGTCTCGAAG CTGGAGGTGTTCAGAAAGACCCTTATGCGATCACTTGCAGAGGATGAAGAAAATCCT AGTGGAGCTTCAGACGTTGTTGCTAAGCCTGCTAATACTGTACAAGCCGAAGAGCACTCGTCTTCAAAACCACATGATGGAGATGGAG TAATTTCAGAAGGTGATGtcacattttccacattacCACCGTCGAGGTCATCTTCAGTCCAAAGCACGTTTTCTGGAGGAAGTACGTTTACCGAGGATCGCGACACAGATG CCTCAAGACCTCGCATAGCACACAGCCTCTTGCTAGCATCCCAAACTAGCACACCCCGGTTCACTCCCCCAGGTTCTCCTCCTATCTATTCTGCATCCACATCACCAACAAGAACATCGAAACCTGGGTCTCCAAAGCGACATTCCATGTCCTTCGCCACCTCAAGAGGCATGTTTGACAACAGATCATCTGTGCCCTCAAGCCATCACGGCTCTGAATCTG GAAGAACTAGGGTGGATGGGAAAGAATTTTTCCGCCAAGTCAG GAGTCGTTTGTCTTACGAGCAGTTTGGTGCATTCCTGGCAAATGTTAAGGAACTAAACGGCCACAAGCAAACCAAAGAG GAGACATTACAGAAGGCAGATGAGATATTTGGGCCAGATAACAAGGACCTATATGCTATTTTTGAAGGATTAATCAGTCGCAATATCCATTAA
- the LOC103430809 gene encoding uncharacterized protein At4g15545 isoform X2 produces the protein MLAKESGSSNFDLPEEVLEVLPPDPFEQLDVARKITSLALSTRVSALESESSALREKLAEKDRLIADLQSQVESLDASLSESADKLALANQEKEGLVKEKAVLANTVRKLSRDVSKLEVFRKTLMRSLAEDEENPSGASDVVAKPANTVQAEEHSSSKPHDGDGEGDVTFSTLPPSRSSSVQSTFSGGSTFTEDRDTDASRPRIAHSLLLASQTSTPRFTPPGSPPIYSASTSPTRTSKPGSPKRHSMSFATSRGMFDNRSSVPSSHHGSESGRTRVDGKEFFRQVRSRLSYEQFGAFLANVKELNGHKQTKEETLQKADEIFGPDNKDLYAIFEGLISRNIH, from the exons ATGCTTGCGAAGGAATCGGGGAGTTCGAACTTCGATCTTCCCGAGGAAGTGTTGGAAGTACTGCCGCCGGATCCTTTCGAGCAGCTCGATGTGGCCCGCAAAATCACGTCCCTTGCGCTCTCGACACGTGTCTCGGCCCTGGAATCAGAGTCGTCCGCTCTGCGCGAGAAGCTCGCCGAGAAGGACCGGCTCATAGCCGACCTCCAATCACAGGTGGAGTCCCTGGACGCCTCTCTCTCCGAATCCGCTGACAAGCTCGCCCTCGCGAACCAGGAGAAG GAGGGATTGGTGAAGGAGAAGGCCGTACTCGCCAACACTGTGAGGAAGCTGAGCAGAGATGTCTCGAAG CTGGAGGTGTTCAGAAAGACCCTTATGCGATCACTTGCAGAGGATGAAGAAAATCCT AGTGGAGCTTCAGACGTTGTTGCTAAGCCTGCTAATACTGTACAAGCCGAAGAGCACTCGTCTTCAAAACCACATGATGGAGATGGAG AAGGTGATGtcacattttccacattacCACCGTCGAGGTCATCTTCAGTCCAAAGCACGTTTTCTGGAGGAAGTACGTTTACCGAGGATCGCGACACAGATG CCTCAAGACCTCGCATAGCACACAGCCTCTTGCTAGCATCCCAAACTAGCACACCCCGGTTCACTCCCCCAGGTTCTCCTCCTATCTATTCTGCATCCACATCACCAACAAGAACATCGAAACCTGGGTCTCCAAAGCGACATTCCATGTCCTTCGCCACCTCAAGAGGCATGTTTGACAACAGATCATCTGTGCCCTCAAGCCATCACGGCTCTGAATCTG GAAGAACTAGGGTGGATGGGAAAGAATTTTTCCGCCAAGTCAG GAGTCGTTTGTCTTACGAGCAGTTTGGTGCATTCCTGGCAAATGTTAAGGAACTAAACGGCCACAAGCAAACCAAAGAG GAGACATTACAGAAGGCAGATGAGATATTTGGGCCAGATAACAAGGACCTATATGCTATTTTTGAAGGATTAATCAGTCGCAATATCCATTAA
- the LOC103430809 gene encoding uncharacterized protein At4g15545 isoform X3 translates to MLAKESGSSNFDLPEEVLEVLPPDPFEQLDVARKITSLALSTRVSALESESSALREKLAEKDRLIADLQSQVESLDASLSESADKLALANQEKEGLVKEKAVLANTVRKLSRDVSKLEVFRKTLMRSLAEDEENPSGASDVVAKPANTVQAEEHSSSKPHDGDGGDVTFSTLPPSRSSSVQSTFSGGSTFTEDRDTDASRPRIAHSLLLASQTSTPRFTPPGSPPIYSASTSPTRTSKPGSPKRHSMSFATSRGMFDNRSSVPSSHHGSESGRTRVDGKEFFRQVRSRLSYEQFGAFLANVKELNGHKQTKEETLQKADEIFGPDNKDLYAIFEGLISRNIH, encoded by the exons ATGCTTGCGAAGGAATCGGGGAGTTCGAACTTCGATCTTCCCGAGGAAGTGTTGGAAGTACTGCCGCCGGATCCTTTCGAGCAGCTCGATGTGGCCCGCAAAATCACGTCCCTTGCGCTCTCGACACGTGTCTCGGCCCTGGAATCAGAGTCGTCCGCTCTGCGCGAGAAGCTCGCCGAGAAGGACCGGCTCATAGCCGACCTCCAATCACAGGTGGAGTCCCTGGACGCCTCTCTCTCCGAATCCGCTGACAAGCTCGCCCTCGCGAACCAGGAGAAG GAGGGATTGGTGAAGGAGAAGGCCGTACTCGCCAACACTGTGAGGAAGCTGAGCAGAGATGTCTCGAAG CTGGAGGTGTTCAGAAAGACCCTTATGCGATCACTTGCAGAGGATGAAGAAAATCCT AGTGGAGCTTCAGACGTTGTTGCTAAGCCTGCTAATACTGTACAAGCCGAAGAGCACTCGTCTTCAAAACCACATGATGGAGATGGAG GTGATGtcacattttccacattacCACCGTCGAGGTCATCTTCAGTCCAAAGCACGTTTTCTGGAGGAAGTACGTTTACCGAGGATCGCGACACAGATG CCTCAAGACCTCGCATAGCACACAGCCTCTTGCTAGCATCCCAAACTAGCACACCCCGGTTCACTCCCCCAGGTTCTCCTCCTATCTATTCTGCATCCACATCACCAACAAGAACATCGAAACCTGGGTCTCCAAAGCGACATTCCATGTCCTTCGCCACCTCAAGAGGCATGTTTGACAACAGATCATCTGTGCCCTCAAGCCATCACGGCTCTGAATCTG GAAGAACTAGGGTGGATGGGAAAGAATTTTTCCGCCAAGTCAG GAGTCGTTTGTCTTACGAGCAGTTTGGTGCATTCCTGGCAAATGTTAAGGAACTAAACGGCCACAAGCAAACCAAAGAG GAGACATTACAGAAGGCAGATGAGATATTTGGGCCAGATAACAAGGACCTATATGCTATTTTTGAAGGATTAATCAGTCGCAATATCCATTAA